Genomic window (Gelria sp. Kuro-4):
CCGCGAAGGCCGCAAAAGCGACGCCTGGTTGAAGTACTGCGGCTTCATCGACCTGTCGCTGGGCGACTTCATGGGGGTACAGGAGCGGCTGCTGGCGGAACAGCTCGAGCTCCTTGCCGCCTCCCCGCTGGGGCGCCGGCTTCTGGGCGCCCAGGCGCCGCCGAAGGTGGCGGACTTTCGCCGGGCCGTGCCCCTTACCCGCTATGAAGACTACCTGCCCTACCTGGAGGAGAAACGGGAGGATGTGCTTCCCGCCCGGCCGCGGTGCTGGGTATGTACTTCCGGCAAGGCGGGGGAATACGAGCGTAAGTGGGCGCCCTACCCGCCGGCCTGGTTTGAAACGCACACCAAAAACTTTCTGGCGGCGGTGATCTTCTCTCTTACCAACAGTAAGGGAGACTTCTGGCTCCGGGAAAACGCCCATTTCCTTTATGCCATGGCCCCGCCGCCGTACCTTACCGGCATGGTGCCCTACGGCCTCAAGGATGAGTTCCCTTTTGAGTACCTGCCGCCTTCGGCGCAGGCGGAAAGGATGAGCTTCGAGGAGCAGAACGCCGCAGGCTTCCGGCTGGGACTCGACCGCGGCATTGACCTTTTCTTTGGGCTCTCCAGCGTGCTGGTGCGCATCGGGGAGCGTTTTGAAGGCGGGGAAGGCCTTGCCGGCAGCTCACGCCGCCTCGGCGCTGCGGCGGGCCTCAGGCTGGCCCGGGGGCTCCTGCGCAGCCGCCTGAGGAAGCGCCCCATGCTGCCGCGGGATGTTTGGACCCTCAAGGGCATCATCTGTGCGGGCACCGACACCACCTTTTACAAAGAACGGATCGCGCACTACTGGGGGCGTAAACCCCTGGAAATCTACGGGGGAACGGAGATCGGCATCGCCGCCACCCAGACCTGGGATTATGAAGGGATGGTCCTTTTCCCTGACGCCAACTTCTGGGAGTTCATTCCCGAGGAGGAGCACGTCCGGTCCCTGGCCGACCCCGGCTACGAGCCGGCGACGGTGCTGCTTCCCGACCTCGAGCCGGGTCGGCGCTATGAGCTGGTGGTGACCAACCTGCGCGGCGGCGTTTTCGTGCGCTACCGGGTGGGCGACATGATCAAGGCCCTCAGCCGGCGCAATGAGCGGCTGGGGATCAACCTGCCGCAGATCGTGTACGAAGACCGGGTGGAGGACTTCCTGGACCTGGCCAGTTTTACCCGCATTACGGAAAGGACCGTTTGGGAAGCCCTGCGGCAGGCCGGCGTCGCCCAGGGAAACTGGCTCGCCCGCAAGGTGTACGCCGGGAACCACCCGGTGGTGGAACTGTACCTGGAACTGCCCGGGGAGGTGCCGGCCCCGGAGATCAGCGCTCGGATCCATACCGCCCTGCGCGCCGTGGATTCGGACTTCCGCGACCTGGAGGACATGCTGGGCTACCACGCCCTCCGCGTGGTGCCGCTGCCGGTGGGTAACCTGAGCCGGGTGCGGGAGAAAGAGGCCCATGCCTCTCGCCTGCATCCTCCCGCCGCCGTCCTCGAGCAGATCGCGGCGGCGCAGGAAAACGGCCCCGCCCGGGAGGTGTGAGCATGAGCGCGGGCTTAACCGACCTCACCCTGGCTGTTCCTTTCATTGCCTTTCTCTCTTACTGCGCCCTCCTCCTCTTGGCGCTCAGCAGCCCGCGCTCGCGCGTGGCCCGGGTTTTCATCTGGTACCTGTTCTTGATGCTGATCTGGAGTTTGAGCTCCTTTCTCATGCGCACCGGCCTCTTTCCCGGCCCGCTTTTCTGGAACCGGCTGATGGTCTGCGGGACCATCGGGGTACCGTTCGTGTTCTACCACTTCAGCCGGGAGGTTCTGGAACGCGCGGGGACGAGCGCGAGCGTTGCGCTGGGGTACCTCCTTTTTGCCCTCCTTAACGTGGCCAATGCGTCAGGCTTGATCGTTGCCGACGCGTACATCACGCAAGGGGGGTTCGTCTATATCCTGGGGCCGGCCGCGCCCGTTCTGGCGGCGGCGGGCGGAGGGTACCTGGTGGCCGCGGCCTTCCTGTTGGCGCGTGCGGGCCGGCGCGATCCGGCGGCTTTCAGGGCCAACCGGCTGCTCTACCCCTCCCTGGGGTCGCTCCTCATCCTGGGCGGCAGCCTGCTCAACCTGGCCCCCGCCGTCGGCCGCTTTCCTGTGGACATCGCGGCCAACACCCTGAATGCCTTCCTCTTGGCCTATGCCATCTACCGCTACCGCCTGCTCAACGTGACCATCACCCTGCGCCGGGGCTTCATCTACGCGCTGCTGGTGTTCCTCATCACGGGGGTGTACTTTGCCCTTTTCTTCCTGCTCAAACAGGTGGTGAGGGTAGGGACTGCTTCGGCAGCCGTGCTCGCCGTTCCCTTCATGGCGGGGCTCATCGCCTTCCTCTTTGAGCCGGTCAAGGAAACGCTGCGCGCCTGGACCGACCGCGCCTTTTTCGGGCCGGTTTACACTTACCGCCAGACTTTAAAGGATTTCAGCCACCTCATGACCTCTATCCTCGACCTCGACCGGTTGGTCCATTCCACCCTGGAGCTCACCGCCCAGGCTTTGCAGATCGAAGGCGGGGTGTTGCTCCTGCCGCAGGCGGAGGGAAACTTTTACCCCCACGCCAGCTGCGGGAGCGCCCGGTGCGCGGCCGCCGGCCTCTGGCTGGAGCGAACAAG
Coding sequences:
- a CDS encoding GH3 auxin-responsive promoter family protein gives rise to the protein MAKLVTLLREGRKSDAWLKYCGFIDLSLGDFMGVQERLLAEQLELLAASPLGRRLLGAQAPPKVADFRRAVPLTRYEDYLPYLEEKREDVLPARPRCWVCTSGKAGEYERKWAPYPPAWFETHTKNFLAAVIFSLTNSKGDFWLRENAHFLYAMAPPPYLTGMVPYGLKDEFPFEYLPPSAQAERMSFEEQNAAGFRLGLDRGIDLFFGLSSVLVRIGERFEGGEGLAGSSRRLGAAAGLRLARGLLRSRLRKRPMLPRDVWTLKGIICAGTDTTFYKERIAHYWGRKPLEIYGGTEIGIAATQTWDYEGMVLFPDANFWEFIPEEEHVRSLADPGYEPATVLLPDLEPGRRYELVVTNLRGGVFVRYRVGDMIKALSRRNERLGINLPQIVYEDRVEDFLDLASFTRITERTVWEALRQAGVAQGNWLARKVYAGNHPVVELYLELPGEVPAPEISARIHTALRAVDSDFRDLEDMLGYHALRVVPLPVGNLSRVREKEAHASRLHPPAAVLEQIAAAQENGPAREV
- a CDS encoding diguanylate cyclase, with translation MSAGLTDLTLAVPFIAFLSYCALLLLALSSPRSRVARVFIWYLFLMLIWSLSSFLMRTGLFPGPLFWNRLMVCGTIGVPFVFYHFSREVLERAGTSASVALGYLLFALLNVANASGLIVADAYITQGGFVYILGPAAPVLAAAGGGYLVAAAFLLARAGRRDPAAFRANRLLYPSLGSLLILGGSLLNLAPAVGRFPVDIAANTLNAFLLAYAIYRYRLLNVTITLRRGFIYALLVFLITGVYFALFFLLKQVVRVGTASAAVLAVPFMAGLIAFLFEPVKETLRAWTDRAFFGPVYTYRQTLKDFSHLMTSILDLDRLVHSTLELTAQALQIEGGVLLLPQAEGNFYPHASCGSARCAAAGLWLERTSPLVRWLAQEPEPYLTWQEIEMLPEFRGLWQRERETLLELGTQVLVGIKLQNDITGLFVLSRKASGDPYSDDDRELLLTLANEAAVAIHNARMYGEVRAQAVRDELTGLYNHRYFQDFLDKEIIGYERTGRGFSLIFMDLDLFKAYNDIYGHLAGDEALARVGAAILSAVRPTDVAARYGGDEFAVILPGADACQARVVAERIKSAVQARFPGAGGASHLLTVSLGVAACPAQGRSRRQLLASADQALYRAKHAGRNQIGVYGETDRRPAEPPEPPVETAAWSSEAPAP